A genomic window from Micromonospora sp. WMMA1947 includes:
- the trxB gene encoding thioredoxin-disulfide reductase, with protein sequence MDEVRNLIIIGSGPAGYTAAVYAARANLKPLVIEGVQSGGALMTTTEVENFPGFADGILGPELMDNMRKQAERFGAEFLTDDVTRVELKDTGEIGSDAVSTVWVGETAYRARAVILSTGSAWRPLGVPGEQEYLGHGVSSCATCDGFFFRNQHIVVVGGGDSAMEEASFLTRFAESVTIIHRRDSFRASKIMADRALGNEKIKVEWNSVVEEILGDDGKVNGVRVRNVHTGESKVLDVTGVFVAIGHDPRSELFRGQVELDDEGYVKVEAPSTRTSVPGVFAAGDVVDHTYRQAITAAGTGCAAALDAERFIATIQG encoded by the coding sequence GTGGACGAGGTCCGCAACCTGATCATCATCGGCTCCGGTCCGGCCGGCTACACGGCGGCGGTCTACGCGGCCCGCGCCAACCTGAAGCCCTTGGTGATCGAGGGCGTTCAGTCGGGTGGCGCGCTGATGACCACCACCGAGGTGGAGAACTTCCCCGGCTTCGCCGACGGCATCCTCGGCCCCGAGCTGATGGACAACATGCGCAAGCAGGCCGAGCGTTTCGGCGCCGAGTTCCTCACCGACGACGTGACGCGCGTCGAGCTGAAGGACACCGGCGAGATCGGGTCCGACGCGGTGAGCACCGTGTGGGTGGGCGAGACCGCGTACCGCGCCCGCGCCGTCATCCTCTCCACCGGCTCGGCCTGGCGTCCGCTGGGTGTGCCGGGCGAGCAGGAATACCTGGGCCACGGCGTGTCGTCCTGCGCCACCTGTGACGGCTTCTTCTTCCGCAACCAGCACATCGTGGTGGTCGGCGGCGGCGACTCGGCGATGGAGGAGGCGAGCTTCCTCACCCGCTTCGCCGAGTCGGTGACGATCATCCACCGCCGCGACTCGTTCCGCGCCAGCAAGATCATGGCCGACCGGGCGCTGGGCAACGAGAAGATCAAGGTCGAGTGGAACTCCGTGGTCGAGGAGATCCTCGGCGACGACGGCAAGGTCAACGGCGTACGGGTGCGCAACGTGCACACCGGCGAGAGCAAGGTGCTCGACGTCACGGGCGTGTTCGTGGCGATCGGGCACGACCCGCGCAGCGAGCTGTTCCGCGGCCAGGTGGAGCTGGACGACGAGGGGTACGTGAAGGTGGAGGCCCCCAGCACCCGTACCAGCGTGCCCGGTGTGTTCGCGGCGGGTGACGTCGTCGACCACACCTACCGGCAGGCCATCACGGCGGCCGGCACCGGCTGCGCCGCCGCGCTGGACGCCGAGCGGTTCATCGCCACCATCCAGGGCTGA
- a CDS encoding CCA tRNA nucleotidyltransferase, with product MSEASASHAADRRELTAAQRNAVAELLRVSPVADELGRRFARAGHELHLVGGSVRDALLGRLGNDLDFCTDAHPDDTIKVIRGWAESIWETGREFGTIACQRDGLNLEITTFRAEVYDQVSRNPVVQYGTSLTEDLKRRDFTVNAMAVSLPDHRFTDPYGGLADLAAKIIRTPGTPQESFRDDPLRMLRAARFAAQLRFAVHPDVRAAMTEMATDLDRITAERIRDEFTKLLCGADPITGLRLLVDTGLAERFLPELTGLKLTIDEHAQHKDVYEHTLTVVSNAMSLESDGCDFVLRMAALMHDVGKPATKAVGADGRVSFHHHEVVGARLTKNRMKAMRYSKEITSQVVKLVGLHLRFYGYGRGEWTDSAVRRYVTDAGDLLSRLHKLTRSDCTTRNRRKAAQLAADYDALEERIARIAAEEDLARVRPDLDGNAIMELLGVPPGPVVGRAWQYLKELRLERGPLDRDEAEAELLRWARDEGITG from the coding sequence ATGTCCGAAGCCTCCGCCTCCCACGCCGCCGACCGCCGCGAACTGACCGCCGCGCAGCGCAACGCCGTCGCCGAACTGCTCCGAGTCTCGCCGGTCGCCGACGAGCTGGGCCGGCGCTTCGCCCGGGCCGGTCACGAACTGCACCTGGTGGGCGGATCCGTCCGCGACGCGCTGCTCGGCCGGCTCGGCAACGACCTCGACTTCTGCACCGACGCCCACCCGGACGACACCATCAAGGTCATTCGCGGCTGGGCGGAGTCGATCTGGGAGACCGGACGCGAGTTCGGCACCATCGCCTGCCAGCGCGACGGCCTCAACCTGGAGATCACCACGTTCCGCGCGGAGGTCTACGACCAGGTCAGCCGCAACCCGGTGGTGCAGTACGGCACGAGCCTGACCGAAGACCTCAAGCGCCGCGACTTCACCGTCAACGCGATGGCGGTCAGCCTTCCCGACCACCGGTTCACCGACCCGTACGGCGGGCTGGCCGACCTGGCCGCCAAGATCATTCGTACCCCCGGGACGCCGCAGGAGTCGTTCCGCGACGACCCCCTGCGGATGCTGCGCGCGGCCCGGTTCGCCGCCCAGCTCCGCTTCGCCGTCCACCCGGACGTCCGCGCGGCGATGACCGAGATGGCCACGGACCTGGACCGGATCACGGCCGAGCGGATCCGGGACGAGTTCACCAAGCTGCTCTGCGGCGCCGACCCGATCACCGGGCTGCGCCTGCTCGTCGACACCGGGCTGGCCGAGCGCTTCCTGCCCGAGCTGACCGGCCTGAAGCTCACCATCGACGAGCACGCCCAGCACAAGGACGTCTACGAGCACACGCTCACAGTGGTCAGCAACGCCATGTCGCTGGAGTCCGACGGCTGCGACTTCGTGCTGCGGATGGCCGCGCTCATGCACGACGTCGGCAAGCCGGCCACCAAGGCGGTCGGCGCGGACGGCCGGGTCAGCTTCCACCACCACGAGGTGGTCGGCGCCCGGCTGACCAAGAACCGGATGAAGGCGATGCGCTACTCCAAGGAGATCACCTCCCAGGTGGTCAAGCTGGTCGGGCTGCACCTGCGCTTCTACGGGTACGGCCGGGGCGAGTGGACCGACTCGGCGGTGCGCCGGTACGTCACCGACGCCGGTGACCTGCTGTCCCGGCTGCACAAGCTGACCCGGTCCGACTGCACCACCCGCAACCGGCGCAAGGCCGCGCAGCTCGCGGCCGACTACGACGCGCTGGAGGAGCGGATCGCCCGGATCGCCGCCGAGGAGGACCTGGCCCGGGTACGGCCCGACCTGGACGGCAACGCGATCATGGAGCTGCTCGGCGTACCGCCGGGGCCGGTGGTCGGTCGCGCCTGGCAGTACCTCAAGGAGTTGCGCCTGGAGCGCGGGCCGCTGGACCGCGACGAGGCCGAGGCGGAGCTGCTGCGCTGGGCGCGCGACGAGGGCATCACCGGCTGA
- a CDS encoding protein kinase family protein: protein MPSSTGPSIDAITEGGRVTQVGEGQEAEETSPAVVTFGAPTVGELLAERYELVEHINNDSAGRLVWRGVDVVLRRPVAVVLRYPGGDSATEMLQAAVAASRVIHPNLVGVYDAIDEDDRAYVVREWVDGQSLREMVAADGPLDPARATAIGNAVASALAAVHATGMVHGNLHPGTVMISDDGRVVLADARTDGADSQENDLRAVGGVLYFALTGHWPHGEAPLHGATAGHGRAALPDAVRDAGGAIAAPRQMRAGVPAYLDDLTMDLLDSEIPPPSSDVLAAELSRLDIPADEQFLEQAGPLRFAADPGEEPSPLAAAGGRKVAIGIAGLLAVALVGLLIGINALGGGDDGDKEPVAQPSNSAPATGGGTEPAAQVRKLTIEAVRIIDPDGDRAEVRNAEKVIDGDDDEGWETNTYRTNAKFGGIKKGMGVWIDLGAPHSVKQLEATLSATGATVELRAGTRGDFPSTSSGDKQLVNAYSTMIGPANEDGGTKMIFNAFEPDQKYQYLLFWITKLPVKDNGNTWKLGVQEIVVQGS, encoded by the coding sequence ATGCCCAGCAGCACGGGTCCATCGATCGACGCGATCACCGAGGGAGGACGGGTGACCCAGGTCGGCGAGGGTCAGGAAGCGGAGGAGACCTCTCCTGCGGTCGTGACCTTCGGTGCTCCCACGGTCGGTGAGCTGCTCGCCGAGCGGTACGAACTGGTCGAGCACATCAACAACGACAGCGCGGGCCGGCTGGTCTGGCGCGGTGTCGACGTGGTGCTCCGCCGTCCCGTCGCCGTGGTCCTCCGCTACCCGGGTGGCGACTCCGCCACCGAGATGCTCCAGGCCGCGGTCGCCGCGAGCCGCGTCATCCACCCGAACCTGGTCGGCGTCTACGACGCGATCGACGAGGACGACCGGGCCTACGTGGTCCGCGAGTGGGTCGACGGGCAGTCGCTGCGCGAGATGGTCGCCGCCGACGGGCCGCTGGACCCGGCCCGGGCCACCGCGATCGGCAACGCCGTCGCCAGTGCCCTCGCCGCCGTGCACGCCACCGGCATGGTGCACGGCAACCTCCACCCCGGCACCGTCATGATCAGCGACGACGGCCGGGTGGTGCTCGCCGACGCGCGTACCGACGGGGCGGACAGCCAGGAGAACGACCTGCGGGCGGTCGGCGGGGTGCTCTACTTCGCCCTCACCGGGCACTGGCCGCACGGCGAGGCCCCGCTGCACGGCGCCACCGCCGGGCACGGCCGCGCCGCTCTGCCGGACGCCGTACGGGACGCCGGCGGTGCCATCGCCGCGCCCCGGCAGATGCGCGCCGGTGTGCCGGCCTACCTCGACGACCTCACCATGGATCTGCTCGACTCGGAGATCCCCCCGCCGTCGTCGGACGTGCTGGCCGCCGAGTTGAGCCGGCTCGACATCCCGGCGGACGAGCAGTTCCTGGAGCAGGCCGGCCCGCTGCGCTTCGCCGCCGACCCCGGCGAGGAGCCCTCCCCGCTGGCCGCGGCCGGCGGCCGCAAGGTCGCCATCGGCATCGCCGGCCTGCTGGCGGTGGCCCTGGTCGGGCTGCTCATCGGCATCAACGCGCTCGGTGGTGGCGACGACGGCGACAAGGAGCCGGTCGCCCAGCCGTCGAACAGCGCGCCGGCGACCGGGGGCGGGACCGAACCCGCCGCGCAGGTCCGCAAGCTCACCATCGAGGCCGTACGGATCATCGACCCGGACGGCGACCGCGCCGAGGTGCGCAACGCCGAGAAGGTCATCGACGGGGACGACGACGAGGGCTGGGAGACCAACACCTACCGGACGAACGCCAAGTTCGGCGGCATCAAGAAGGGCATGGGCGTCTGGATCGACCTGGGCGCCCCGCACTCGGTCAAGCAGTTGGAGGCCACGCTCTCGGCCACCGGCGCCACCGTCGAGTTGCGCGCCGGCACCCGCGGCGACTTCCCGTCCACGTCCTCCGGTGACAAGCAGCTCGTCAACGCCTACTCGACGATGATCGGGCCGGCGAACGAGGACGGCGGCACAAAGATGATCTTCAACGCCTTCGAGCCGGACCAGAAGTACCAGTACCTGCTGTTCTGGATCACCAAGCTGCCGGTGAAGGACAACGGCAACACCTGGAAGCTCGGCGTCCAGGAGATCGTGGTCCAGGGCTCGTGA
- the murJ gene encoding murein biosynthesis integral membrane protein MurJ, whose translation MSGGLYRSANAHGGGLPPDDGATFISAEPLNQPGVEAVAPPQEVVAETSAAANSAVMAIGSLVSRGTGFIRNLMIGAALGTMVGDAFTTAQFLPNQVYEFLLGGVLTSVLVPVLVRRRKIDADRGEAYAQRLLTLAVLALAATALIAVVLAPVLTALYAAGSDDPAYTTLVTRLSYLMLPMLFFTGISALIAAVLNTRGHFAAPMWAPILNNIVSICTFGLYIVVYSAKALPPGEVGWDRILLVGGGTLLGVAVQAIGLLPALRKVGFRWKARFDFRELGLRELARLGAWMFCYVAVNQLGLFVVVNLLNRATGGDGENAGLLIYNNVFLLLMMAHGIIAVSIITALMPRMSAAAAENRFHDVTADLSRGTRMVTAVLAPIAVCYAVLAAPISVVVFRYGAFTGDNAVATSTVLLVAAIGLVPFAVSQLFTFAFYALPDTRTPALINIPVVALRVLLQVGLFLIFSNTFAAAGMMLGNAVSYLAAAIISAMLLRPRVGRIGLGGIMRTLGRVVVAAIGAALVGLLVVAVLPGDPADLSWLAAAVQLVIGGAAIGATYLGLAMVLRIGEITEVVGMVRRRLGR comes from the coding sequence ATGAGCGGCGGGCTCTACCGCAGCGCGAACGCGCACGGCGGCGGCCTGCCGCCGGACGACGGCGCCACCTTCATCTCCGCCGAGCCGCTGAACCAGCCCGGCGTCGAGGCCGTCGCGCCGCCGCAGGAGGTGGTCGCCGAGACCAGCGCCGCGGCGAACAGCGCGGTGATGGCCATCGGCAGCCTGGTGAGCCGGGGTACGGGGTTCATCCGCAACCTGATGATCGGCGCCGCGCTCGGCACCATGGTCGGCGACGCGTTCACCACCGCGCAGTTCCTGCCCAACCAGGTCTACGAGTTCCTGCTCGGCGGCGTGCTGACGAGCGTCCTGGTGCCGGTGCTGGTCCGCCGGCGCAAGATCGACGCGGACCGGGGTGAGGCGTACGCGCAGCGCCTGCTGACCCTCGCGGTGCTGGCCCTCGCCGCCACCGCGCTGATCGCTGTGGTGCTGGCGCCGGTACTTACCGCCCTGTACGCGGCCGGCAGCGACGACCCGGCGTACACCACGCTCGTCACCCGGCTGTCGTACCTGATGCTGCCGATGCTGTTCTTCACCGGCATCAGCGCGCTGATCGCCGCGGTGCTGAACACCCGAGGGCACTTCGCCGCCCCCATGTGGGCGCCGATCCTCAACAACATCGTGTCCATCTGCACGTTCGGCCTGTACATCGTCGTCTACAGCGCGAAGGCGCTGCCGCCCGGCGAGGTGGGCTGGGACCGGATCCTGCTGGTCGGCGGCGGCACCCTGCTGGGCGTGGCGGTGCAGGCGATCGGCCTGCTGCCCGCGCTGCGCAAGGTCGGCTTCCGGTGGAAGGCGCGGTTCGACTTCCGCGAGCTGGGGCTGCGCGAGCTGGCCCGGCTCGGCGCCTGGATGTTCTGCTACGTCGCGGTCAACCAGCTCGGCCTCTTCGTGGTGGTCAACCTGCTCAACCGGGCCACCGGCGGGGACGGCGAGAACGCCGGCCTGCTGATCTACAACAACGTCTTCCTGCTGCTGATGATGGCGCACGGCATCATCGCCGTCTCGATCATCACCGCGCTGATGCCGCGGATGAGCGCGGCCGCGGCCGAGAACCGCTTCCACGACGTCACCGCCGACCTGTCCCGGGGCACCCGGATGGTCACCGCGGTGCTCGCGCCCATCGCGGTCTGCTACGCGGTGCTGGCCGCCCCGATCTCGGTGGTGGTGTTCCGGTACGGCGCGTTCACCGGCGACAACGCGGTGGCCACCTCGACGGTGCTGCTGGTGGCGGCGATCGGCCTGGTGCCGTTCGCGGTCAGCCAGCTGTTCACCTTCGCGTTCTACGCGCTGCCGGACACCCGTACCCCGGCTCTGATCAACATTCCGGTGGTGGCGCTGCGCGTCCTGCTCCAGGTGGGCCTGTTCCTGATCTTCTCGAACACGTTCGCGGCGGCCGGGATGATGCTCGGCAACGCCGTGTCGTACCTGGCGGCGGCGATCATCTCGGCGATGCTGCTGCGGCCCCGGGTGGGCCGGATCGGGCTCGGCGGGATCATGCGGACGCTCGGCCGGGTGGTCGTGGCGGCGATCGGCGCCGCGCTGGTCGGCCTGCTCGTGGTCGCGGTGCTCCCCGGCGACCCGGCGGACCTGAGCTGGCTCGCCGCCGCGGTCCAGTTGGTGATCGGCGGAGCGGCGATCGGCGCGACCTACCTCGGGCTCGCGATGGTGCTGCGGATCGGCGAGATCACCGAGGTGGTCGGGATGGTCCGGCGGCGCCTCGGGCGTTGA
- the sigM gene encoding RNA polymerase sigma factor SigM produces MADRDGTRPGRSDLELLRAHAAGDRDAFTELFQRHRDRLWAVALRTIGDREEAADALQDAMLSAHRAAARFRGDSAVTTWLHRIVVNACLDRIRRRQTHATVPLPDGVHTDGEPGRHTGGPEPAAPARDHDTALVVRQALEALPAEQRAALVLVDVQGYPVAEVAAMLGVAEGTVKSRCARGRARLAVLLGHLRTGTDAPAGDVPRLTSGNRRRPEGVGSSSGSSRQAVSQEEP; encoded by the coding sequence ATGGCGGACCGCGACGGCACGCGTCCCGGCCGCTCCGACCTGGAGCTGCTGCGGGCGCACGCGGCCGGCGACCGGGATGCCTTCACCGAGCTGTTCCAGCGGCACCGGGACCGCCTCTGGGCGGTCGCGCTGCGGACGATCGGCGACCGTGAGGAGGCCGCCGACGCCCTCCAGGACGCCATGCTGTCGGCGCACCGCGCGGCGGCCCGATTCCGGGGCGACTCGGCGGTCACCACCTGGCTGCACCGCATCGTGGTGAACGCCTGCCTGGACCGGATCCGGCGGCGGCAGACCCACGCCACCGTCCCGCTGCCCGACGGGGTGCACACCGACGGCGAACCGGGCCGGCACACCGGCGGTCCGGAACCGGCCGCGCCCGCGCGCGACCACGACACCGCGCTCGTGGTCCGGCAGGCGCTCGAGGCACTGCCCGCCGAACAGCGGGCCGCGCTGGTCCTGGTCGACGTGCAGGGCTATCCGGTGGCCGAGGTCGCCGCCATGCTCGGCGTCGCCGAGGGAACAGTCAAGAGCCGGTGCGCCCGTGGGCGGGCCCGCCTCGCCGTGCTTCTCGGGCACCTGCGGACCGGCACCGACGCCCCGGCCGGCGACGTGCCGCGGCTCACCTCCGGGAACCGTAGGCGCCCCGAGGGCGTCGGATCCTCGTCGGGATCGTCCCGTCAGGCCGTCAGCCAGGAGGAGCCGTGA
- a CDS encoding S8 family serine peptidase, which yields MTRHGGLRRSALVGIALTSATSILCATVAGPALADPKRPSVRGAGTAEAVPGRYIVVLKKGKTPPAKVKSAASALAGEHGGTVRRVFGKALNGYSATMDARQAARLAADPDVEYVQQVQRWSTAGTQTTPPWGLDRIDQLKTRTDGKYTYPATGAGVTAYVIDTGIDIDHQDFDGRARNGYDAVEQDNVAQDCDGHGTHVAGTIGGTTYGVAKGVDLVAVRVLNCDGAGDTEQVIAGIEWVTANATGPSVANMSLGVDRVDQAVNDAVTRSIASGITYAVAAGNSMQDACASSPASVPAAITVGATDRVDMRAWFSNYGRCLDLFAPGTGIVSAKAGTSAGTESMSGTSMASPHVAGAAALLLEEHPGWSPQQVRDSVVTTGIGGAVHDIMGSTDRLLHIGSAVTARGSYGLKARVNGRYVTAESAGTKPLIARGTAIGAWEKYDVVDAGGGLFGLRARVTNKFVTAESAGAKPLIARAATIGAWEKFQIIDNTDGTISLKAAINGRYVTAPSATSPLIASKTAIGTAEKFDFDAPAPLVSIKSVASGKFVTAESAGAKPLIARAATVGAWEKYELVNVGDGFGTFGLKAQINGKFVTAESAGAKPLIARGASIGAWEGMSFLDYNADGSVYLYANINEKAVTAGSAGTSQLIAGRTIDWNSPTLGLGAGEKFVVAVL from the coding sequence ATGACACGTCACGGCGGCCTGCGCCGCTCCGCGCTGGTGGGGATCGCCCTCACCAGCGCCACCTCCATCCTCTGCGCCACAGTCGCCGGGCCGGCCCTCGCCGACCCGAAGCGACCGTCGGTCCGCGGCGCCGGCACGGCCGAGGCGGTGCCCGGCCGGTACATCGTGGTCCTCAAGAAGGGCAAGACCCCTCCGGCCAAGGTGAAGTCCGCCGCGTCCGCGCTGGCCGGCGAGCACGGCGGCACCGTCCGCCGGGTCTTCGGCAAGGCGCTGAACGGCTACTCGGCCACCATGGACGCCCGGCAGGCCGCGCGGCTCGCCGCCGACCCGGACGTCGAGTACGTCCAGCAGGTCCAGCGCTGGAGCACCGCCGGCACCCAGACCACCCCGCCGTGGGGCCTGGACCGGATCGACCAGCTCAAGACCCGGACCGACGGCAAGTACACCTACCCGGCCACCGGCGCCGGGGTGACCGCGTACGTGATCGACACCGGCATCGACATCGACCACCAGGACTTCGACGGGCGGGCCCGCAACGGCTACGACGCGGTCGAGCAGGACAACGTCGCGCAGGACTGCGACGGGCACGGCACCCACGTGGCGGGCACTATCGGCGGCACGACGTACGGCGTCGCCAAGGGCGTCGACCTGGTCGCCGTCCGGGTGCTCAACTGCGACGGCGCGGGCGACACCGAGCAGGTGATCGCCGGCATCGAGTGGGTCACCGCCAACGCCACCGGGCCGTCCGTGGCGAACATGAGCCTCGGCGTCGACCGGGTCGACCAGGCCGTGAACGACGCGGTCACCCGCTCGATCGCCTCCGGCATCACCTACGCGGTCGCCGCCGGCAACAGCATGCAGGACGCCTGCGCCTCCTCCCCGGCGAGCGTGCCCGCCGCCATCACCGTCGGCGCCACCGACCGGGTCGACATGCGCGCCTGGTTCTCCAACTACGGCCGCTGCCTGGACCTGTTCGCCCCCGGCACCGGCATCGTCTCGGCCAAGGCCGGCACCAGCGCCGGCACCGAGTCGATGAGCGGCACGTCGATGGCGTCCCCGCACGTGGCGGGCGCCGCCGCACTGCTGCTGGAGGAGCACCCGGGCTGGTCGCCGCAGCAGGTGCGGGACTCGGTCGTGACCACCGGCATCGGCGGCGCGGTGCACGACATCATGGGCTCCACCGACCGGCTGCTGCACATCGGCTCGGCCGTGACGGCGCGCGGCTCGTACGGGCTCAAGGCCCGGGTCAACGGCCGGTACGTCACCGCGGAGAGTGCCGGGACGAAGCCGCTGATCGCCCGGGGCACCGCCATCGGCGCCTGGGAGAAGTACGACGTGGTCGACGCCGGCGGAGGGCTGTTCGGCCTGCGGGCGCGGGTCACGAACAAGTTCGTCACGGCGGAGAGTGCCGGCGCGAAGCCGCTGATCGCCCGCGCGGCCACCATCGGCGCCTGGGAGAAGTTCCAGATCATCGACAACACCGACGGCACGATCAGCCTGAAGGCGGCGATCAACGGCAGGTACGTCACCGCGCCGAGCGCCACCTCCCCGCTGATCGCGAGCAAGACCGCGATCGGCACCGCCGAGAAGTTCGACTTCGACGCACCGGCGCCGCTCGTGAGCATCAAGTCGGTGGCCAGCGGCAAGTTCGTGACGGCGGAGAGCGCCGGGGCGAAGCCGCTGATCGCCCGCGCGGCGACGGTCGGCGCCTGGGAGAAGTACGAGCTGGTGAACGTCGGCGACGGTTTCGGCACCTTCGGCCTGAAGGCCCAGATCAACGGCAAGTTCGTGACGGCGGAGAGCGCCGGGGCGAAGCCGCTGATCGCCCGGGGCGCCTCGATCGGCGCGTGGGAGGGGATGTCGTTCCTCGACTACAACGCCGACGGCTCGGTCTACCTGTACGCGAACATCAACGAGAAGGCGGTCACCGCCGGCAGCGCCGGCACCAGCCAGCTCATCGCCGGCCGGACCATCGACTGGAACAGCCCGACCCTCGGTCTGGGTGCCGGCGAGAAGTTCGTCGTCGCCGTGCTCTGA
- a CDS encoding flotillin family protein, which translates to MPLLVAIGGAVLLAVVLVLFVLSRIKVAGPNQAFIVTGRKGRTTQSADGARSTDMSGQKVVLGASVFVLPVVQKLQSLDLSSRRIDVSIRGAVSKQGIRTELHGVAIVKVGGTEDAIRAAAQRFLNQQEEIDNFTREVLAGALRSIVGRLTVEEIIRDRAAFASAVAEEAEHSMTNQGLVLDTFQLQDILAEGSYLQDLGRPEAARVLKDAAIAEARARQQAEQERLLAEEAIAEANRNLALKQAGIQAEIDAAKAKSAAAGPLAQAERDQAILSEQQKVAERNAELKQRQLDTEVRKPADAARYKVEQEAEANRNAAVLNADAQRQATIAAAQASAEQARLTGEGERARRAALAEANAIEGAKEGEAEQRRRSAIAEAVEREGQAEAAAILAKGQAEADAMARKAEAFAAYGEAAVLDLLVKVLPEVVGAASAPIGAIDKMTVISTDGASSLTKSVAGNVAQGLQLGSDLTGIDLAGLLARLGSSAQNNGKTTVDGTTVTP; encoded by the coding sequence ATGCCCCTGCTCGTCGCCATCGGCGGCGCGGTCCTCCTCGCCGTCGTCCTCGTCCTCTTCGTGTTGTCCCGGATCAAGGTGGCCGGGCCGAACCAGGCGTTCATCGTCACCGGCCGCAAGGGCCGCACCACCCAGTCCGCCGACGGAGCCCGCTCCACCGACATGTCCGGGCAGAAGGTCGTGCTCGGCGCCTCGGTGTTCGTGCTGCCGGTGGTGCAGAAGCTCCAGTCGCTCGACCTGTCCAGCCGCCGGATCGACGTCAGCATCCGCGGCGCGGTGAGCAAGCAGGGCATCCGCACCGAGCTGCACGGCGTGGCGATCGTGAAGGTCGGCGGCACCGAGGACGCGATCCGCGCCGCCGCCCAGCGCTTCCTGAACCAGCAGGAGGAGATCGACAACTTCACCCGCGAGGTGCTCGCCGGCGCGCTGCGCTCGATCGTCGGGCGGCTCACCGTCGAGGAGATCATCCGGGACCGGGCGGCGTTCGCCAGCGCGGTCGCCGAGGAGGCCGAGCACTCGATGACCAACCAGGGCCTGGTGCTCGACACGTTCCAGCTCCAGGACATCCTGGCCGAGGGTTCCTACCTCCAGGACCTGGGCCGCCCGGAGGCGGCCCGGGTGCTCAAGGACGCGGCCATCGCCGAGGCGCGGGCCCGCCAGCAGGCCGAGCAGGAGCGGCTGCTCGCCGAGGAGGCGATCGCCGAGGCGAACCGGAACCTTGCGCTCAAGCAGGCCGGCATCCAGGCCGAGATCGACGCGGCGAAGGCGAAGTCGGCCGCGGCCGGTCCGCTCGCGCAGGCCGAGCGGGACCAGGCGATCCTCTCGGAGCAGCAGAAGGTGGCCGAGCGCAACGCCGAGCTGAAGCAGCGCCAGCTCGACACCGAGGTGCGCAAGCCGGCCGACGCCGCCCGGTACAAGGTCGAGCAGGAGGCCGAGGCGAACCGTAACGCGGCGGTGCTCAACGCCGACGCGCAGCGCCAAGCTACGATCGCGGCCGCGCAGGCCTCCGCCGAGCAGGCCCGCCTCACCGGTGAGGGCGAGCGGGCCCGCCGGGCCGCGCTGGCCGAGGCGAACGCGATCGAGGGCGCCAAGGAGGGTGAGGCCGAGCAGCGTCGCCGTTCTGCGATCGCCGAGGCGGTCGAGCGGGAGGGCCAGGCCGAGGCCGCGGCCATCCTCGCCAAGGGTCAGGCCGAGGCCGACGCGATGGCCCGCAAGGCCGAGGCGTTCGCCGCGTACGGCGAGGCGGCCGTGCTGGACCTGCTGGTCAAGGTGCTGCCCGAGGTGGTCGGCGCGGCCAGCGCCCCGATCGGCGCGATCGACAAGATGACGGTGATCTCCACCGACGGCGCGTCGTCGCTGACCAAGTCGGTGGCCGGAAACGTCGCCCAGGGGCTGCAGCTCGGCAGCGACCTGACCGGCATCGACCTGGCCGGCCTGCTGGCCCGGCTGGGCAGCAGCGCGCAGAACAACGGCAAGACCACCGTGGACGGCACCACCGTCACCCCGTGA
- a CDS encoding NfeD family protein, with translation MLHGADTVQVMAPGTLIFLIIGGIGVGVLTLALLGSGVLHFGQPDVDGPVSLEAAAGFTGAFGFGGAIVNELLGGRTPGMIAAAVAGGALAAVPTGWLAARLSRAARTMRTDATPTRDHLAGAIGLVVTPIPSGGYGEVRVRLAGQPVKLNARADGPIPVGTRIFVVEALSETSVHVETY, from the coding sequence ATGTTGCACGGCGCCGATACCGTGCAGGTCATGGCACCCGGGACGCTCATCTTCCTGATCATCGGCGGGATCGGTGTCGGCGTGCTGACCCTCGCCCTGCTCGGCTCGGGCGTGCTCCATTTCGGCCAGCCGGACGTCGACGGGCCGGTGTCGCTGGAGGCGGCCGCCGGTTTCACCGGGGCGTTCGGGTTCGGCGGCGCGATCGTCAACGAACTGCTCGGCGGTCGTACCCCCGGAATGATCGCGGCGGCGGTGGCCGGCGGCGCGCTCGCCGCCGTGCCCACCGGCTGGCTGGCGGCCCGGCTCAGCCGCGCGGCCCGCACCATGCGCACCGACGCCACACCCACCCGCGACCACCTGGCCGGCGCGATCGGCCTGGTGGTGACGCCGATCCCCAGCGGCGGCTACGGCGAGGTGCGGGTACGCCTCGCCGGCCAGCCGGTGAAGCTCAACGCTCGCGCCGACGGGCCGATCCCGGTCGGCACCCGCATCTTCGTGGTCGAAGCCCTGAGCGAGACCAGCGTGCACGTCGAGACCTACTGA